One genomic window of Atribacteraceae bacterium includes the following:
- a CDS encoding phospholipid carrier-dependent glycosyltransferase, which translates to MIADKKNDEQRNYRMTGKDWLLVFVLLAVYIPLSLFNLGSREVPETFWKPMQSGDSFIIDFGQDYDISRIAFYPGIGNGEYYLDFYTEEWRPTGEIVLSQETVYFWHFPDADNTGRYARLIALRPGGMLNELAFFSEDSLEPLPIVAVFDEKIAPESQGSPKDLFDEQATIPERPSFMTGMYFDEIYFARTAFEHLNRLVPFDTAQPPLAKILIGLGILLFGMNPFGWRIVAAVIGMGMIPVVYLFGKRLFGKTEYAFLAAFFLTFDFMHFAHTRFATLEGFMVFFIILMYFFMYEFISRDFYTSNLRSLITPLFFSGLFYGMASASKLNGIFAGIGLAVIFFWALWKNERVYNAARKEQKEITEGDQTAETTRRERIVSRYPVNRNRILSWCVVFFILVPLGVYFLSYIPVMLIPDHGFADVIRYQTHMYRYHRFLQATHPFASPWYEWPIMARPIWMYQGKELADGLISSIVSFGNPAVWWGGFLTFFYVLWCTVKGKDRQMTFVLLALASQFIPWMLVPRLTFIYHYFASVPFLIFGLVFTLGKIEERWRGGRSLVILFGALTVGLFALFYPILSGMIVERSYVATYLRWLPSWFFY; encoded by the coding sequence CAATGCAGTCCGGCGATAGCTTCATAATTGATTTCGGACAGGACTACGACATTTCCCGGATCGCCTTTTACCCGGGCATCGGGAATGGTGAGTACTACTTGGATTTTTATACGGAGGAGTGGCGGCCGACCGGCGAGATCGTCCTCAGCCAGGAAACCGTTTATTTCTGGCATTTTCCCGATGCCGACAATACCGGCCGCTACGCCCGTTTAATCGCATTGCGTCCCGGGGGGATGCTCAACGAACTGGCTTTTTTCTCGGAAGATTCGCTTGAACCTTTGCCCATCGTGGCAGTCTTCGATGAGAAAATCGCTCCGGAAAGCCAGGGATCTCCGAAGGACCTTTTCGACGAACAGGCGACGATCCCGGAACGGCCCTCCTTCATGACCGGCATGTATTTTGACGAAATTTATTTTGCCCGGACCGCCTTCGAACACCTCAACCGGCTGGTGCCCTTTGATACGGCGCAGCCCCCCCTGGCCAAGATCCTCATCGGGTTGGGAATTCTCCTGTTTGGGATGAATCCCTTTGGATGGCGGATTGTCGCTGCTGTCATCGGCATGGGGATGATCCCGGTGGTCTACCTCTTCGGTAAAAGGCTCTTTGGGAAAACGGAATATGCTTTTTTGGCCGCGTTTTTCCTGACCTTCGATTTCATGCATTTTGCCCATACCCGCTTTGCCACCCTGGAAGGCTTTATGGTTTTTTTTATCATTCTCATGTATTTCTTCATGTACGAGTTCATCAGCCGGGATTTTTACACCTCGAACCTTCGTTCTCTCATCACTCCCCTCTTTTTTTCCGGGTTGTTCTACGGGATGGCTTCTGCCTCCAAGCTTAATGGGATCTTTGCCGGAATTGGGTTGGCGGTCATCTTTTTTTGGGCGCTTTGGAAGAACGAAAGAGTATATAATGCCGCCCGGAAGGAACAAAAAGAAATTACGGAAGGAGACCAAACCGCCGAAACGACCCGCCGGGAACGCATCGTTTCTCGTTATCCGGTCAACCGGAACCGGATTCTGTCCTGGTGTGTGGTCTTTTTCATCCTGGTTCCCCTCGGCGTATATTTCCTCTCCTATATCCCGGTCATGCTGATACCGGACCACGGATTTGCCGATGTCATTCGGTACCAGACTCACATGTACCGCTACCACCGCTTTCTCCAGGCTACCCATCCCTTTGCCTCACCATGGTACGAATGGCCGATCATGGCCCGGCCGATCTGGATGTACCAGGGGAAGGAACTGGCCGACGGTCTGATTTCCAGCATCGTCTCCTTCGGTAATCCGGCAGTCTGGTGGGGCGGCTTCCTGACCTTCTTTTATGTCCTTTGGTGCACCGTCAAAGGCAAGGACCGTCAGATGACCTTCGTTCTCCTGGCCTTGGCTTCCCAGTTTATTCCCTGGATGCTGGTACCCCGGCTTACCTTTATTTACCATTATTTCGCCAGTGTTCCCTTCCTCATTTTCGGACTGGTCTTTACCCTGGGGAAGATCGAAGAGCGCTGGCGCGGGGGGCGGTCTCTGGTGATCCTGTTCGGTGCGCTCACCGTTGGGCTTTTCGCCCTGTTCTACCCCATCCTCTCCGGGATGATCGTGGAACGCTCCTACGTGGCCACCTATCTGCGCTGGCTTCCCAGCTGGTTTTTTTATTAG
- a CDS encoding glycosyltransferase family 2 protein produces the protein MADSIVYSVVVPVYNEEAVIEETHRRLRKVMAQTGESYELIFVDDGSSDRSREIIAGLCRQHSDTRLIGFSRNFGHEAATTAGLDHARGKAVVIIDADLQDPPEVILLMIERWRLGYQVVYGKRWERKGESFFKRMTASLFYRLLNRLTSITIPMDTGDFRLIDERVCRAMRKLREKSRFIRGLVSWIGFRTTAVEYVRDKRWAGDTKYSFGKLLALAWDAVAAFSNKPLKLATYVGFCLSLMSFIYLIIVVIRRVGDPGAVPGWASIVVINLFFNGVILIILGIIGEYLGRIYEETKNRPLYIVDVTEGIHHEQPAQETSL, from the coding sequence TTGGCCGATTCAATCGTGTATTCAGTGGTCGTTCCCGTGTATAACGAAGAAGCGGTGATCGAAGAAACCCACCGTCGGCTCCGGAAGGTAATGGCCCAGACCGGGGAGTCCTATGAGTTGATATTCGTCGATGACGGGAGTAGTGACCGCTCCCGGGAGATCATTGCCGGTTTGTGCCGCCAACACTCCGATACCCGACTCATCGGATTTTCCCGGAATTTCGGACACGAAGCGGCGACCACAGCAGGTCTCGATCATGCCCGGGGAAAAGCGGTGGTGATCATCGACGCGGACCTGCAGGATCCTCCGGAAGTGATCCTTCTGATGATTGAACGGTGGCGCTTGGGATACCAGGTGGTCTATGGGAAAAGGTGGGAACGCAAGGGAGAAAGCTTTTTCAAGAGGATGACCGCCAGCCTCTTTTACCGATTGCTCAATAGATTGACGAGCATTACCATTCCCATGGATACTGGAGATTTCCGCCTGATCGACGAGCGGGTGTGCCGGGCGATGCGGAAATTGCGGGAGAAAAGCCGGTTCATACGGGGTTTGGTCAGCTGGATCGGATTTCGCACCACCGCCGTGGAGTACGTCCGGGATAAACGTTGGGCCGGGGATACGAAATACTCTTTCGGAAAACTTTTAGCTCTGGCTTGGGACGCAGTAGCCGCCTTTTCCAACAAACCCCTGAAACTGGCCACTTATGTCGGTTTTTGCCTGTCACTGATGAGTTTTATTTATTTGATCATAGTCGTTATCCGGCGGGTTGGGGATCCGGGGGCCGTCCCCGGTTGGGCTTCGATCGTGGTCATCAACCTCTTCTTTAACGGAGTGATTCTGATCATTTTGGGGATCATCGGGGAGTACCTGGGCCGGATCTACGAAGAGACCAAAAACCGACCATTGTACATCGTCGATGTAACCGAAGGGATACACCATGAACAACCCGCTCAAGAAACTTCTTTGTAA